Proteins co-encoded in one Waddliaceae bacterium genomic window:
- a CDS encoding ribonuclease HIII, translating into MDEKKKKSIFVAKLDMSLADKLRDGVISQGFELSTPPYTVFAAKKKGVSCTLYKSGKLVVQGKAMGEFIEYYLEPEILGTFSYTYGALDVDTTARIGVDESGKGDFFGPLCVAAVYASDDAVKELYDLGVCDSKKLSDKRALSLSSKIKKLCQYHVLAIGPAKYNELYKSFGNLNTLLAWGHATTIEAVVKKTGCNNVIVDQFAAESVVHNALKRKGLGDIALTQRHRAEEDLVVAAASILARASYLEGLKKLGDKYGIELPKGASSLVISAGKRFVESHGKDLLSDVSKVHFRTYNDVMEYEL; encoded by the coding sequence ATGGACGAAAAAAAGAAAAAGAGCATTTTTGTTGCGAAGCTGGACATGTCGCTTGCCGACAAGCTTCGCGATGGTGTTATAAGTCAGGGCTTTGAGCTTTCGACACCGCCATATACCGTCTTTGCTGCGAAGAAGAAAGGGGTATCTTGTACGTTATACAAGTCTGGTAAGCTCGTCGTCCAGGGCAAGGCTATGGGAGAGTTCATTGAATATTACCTCGAGCCTGAGATTTTAGGGACGTTCTCTTATACATATGGTGCGTTAGATGTCGACACTACGGCGCGCATTGGTGTCGACGAATCTGGTAAAGGCGACTTCTTTGGCCCTTTATGTGTTGCTGCTGTATATGCCAGCGACGACGCTGTTAAAGAGCTATACGACCTTGGCGTCTGTGATTCTAAGAAGCTTAGCGATAAGAGGGCGTTGTCTTTGTCGTCTAAGATAAAAAAGTTATGCCAATATCATGTTCTTGCTATTGGTCCTGCGAAATACAATGAATTGTATAAGTCTTTTGGCAATCTAAATACTTTGCTGGCGTGGGGACACGCTACTACAATAGAAGCTGTTGTAAAGAAGACGGGGTGTAATAATGTCATCGTCGACCAGTTTGCCGCCGAGAGCGTCGTCCATAATGCTTTGAAGCGTAAGGGGTTGGGCGACATCGCCTTGACGCAGCGGCATCGTGCCGAAGAGGATCTTGTTGTTGCTGCGGCGTCGATATTAGCCAGAGCGTCTTATCTTGAGGGCTTAAAGAAGCTTGGCGACAAGTATGGTATAGAGCTTCCTAAAGGAGCGTCATCTTTGGTAATTTCTGCCGGCAAGCGTTTTGTTGAGAGTCATGGTAAAGATCTTCTTTCCGATGTTAGTAAGGTACATTTTAGGACATACAATGATGTCATGGAATATGAGTTATGA
- a CDS encoding MBL fold metallo-hydrolase, with protein sequence MKIDIVYDNEADGEYRADWGFSCFLPEHGIMFDVGANAEILSHNMSLLKISKENISVLVLSHDHWDHVGGLDAVLHKDLNVYVLSTFSTTTKEKIGAVAHLHECDDSVPLGEGIMTTGILHNDVADEQSLVIFDGDEGLVITACAHAGVGAVLDKAKGFGEISAILGGFHGFEDFDVLESMSYIGACHCTEHLKALRQRYPKTSHNLFAGKKLKFPFEKKR encoded by the coding sequence ATGAAGATCGATATTGTTTACGACAACGAAGCTGATGGAGAGTATCGTGCAGATTGGGGGTTTTCCTGTTTTCTTCCAGAACATGGTATTATGTTCGACGTTGGTGCTAACGCTGAAATACTTTCTCATAACATGTCGTTATTAAAGATTTCCAAAGAGAATATTTCTGTGCTTGTTTTAAGCCATGACCACTGGGACCATGTTGGCGGGCTTGATGCCGTGTTACATAAAGACCTAAACGTGTATGTTTTGAGTACGTTTTCTACGACGACGAAGGAAAAGATCGGTGCTGTAGCGCACCTTCACGAATGTGATGACAGTGTTCCTCTTGGCGAAGGCATCATGACGACTGGCATTCTTCACAACGATGTCGCTGACGAGCAGAGCCTTGTTATCTTCGATGGTGATGAAGGTCTTGTCATCACTGCCTGTGCTCATGCTGGTGTTGGGGCTGTTTTAGATAAAGCAAAGGGTTTCGGAGAGATTTCTGCGATACTCGGTGGCTTCCATGGTTTCGAAGATTTTGATGTCCTTGAAAGCATGTCGTACATTGGAGCATGCCACTGTACCGAGCATCTTAAAGCGTTACGTCAACGATATCCTAAGACGTCGCATAATCTTTTTGCTGGCAAGAAGTTAAAATTTCCTTTTGAAAAAAAGCGTTAA
- a CDS encoding glucose-6-phosphate isomerase, whose protein sequence is MFDKNPSYTKLQRFAEKQLDLTDETIFTEKRIHDMCSEACGIKMIYAAQRIESDIIDILSDLAGEGDALKKMRSMQEGEVINTIEGFDSEDRAVLHTAMRDIFDDKKSSKSAKDAAILAEEEHAKLKDFLDDLDAEDAFTDMLLVGIGGSDLGPRALYMALQAYKTPARNVHFIANVDPDDASAVMKNLDLTKTLVVIVSKSGTTLETLTNETFVAKKFADAGLDTKKHFVAVTAKGSPMDDPEKYRKAFYMWDYVGGRYSVTSMVGNVILGFALGYDAVIDIMRGAHDMDKNALESDIRKNLPLLLAMIGIWNRNFLRHETLAIIPYSQALVRFTAHLQQCDMESNGKRVDKNGDTVPYETGPIIWGEPGTNAQHSFYQLLHQGTTVVPVELIGFKESQYGEDIDVEGTTSQQKLLANMFAQSIAFATGQEDENPNKTFEGNRPNTIIIAKKLDAYTMGALLALYEHKIAFQGFVWNINSFDQEGVQLGKRLANTILDTIKTPEKTSYPHGKALLDHIAEM, encoded by the coding sequence CCTTCATATACAAAACTACAACGCTTTGCAGAAAAACAGCTAGATCTTACCGACGAAACCATCTTCACAGAAAAAAGAATACATGATATGTGTTCAGAAGCTTGCGGCATTAAAATGATATACGCAGCACAACGTATCGAATCCGACATCATCGATATATTATCAGACCTTGCAGGAGAGGGGGATGCCCTAAAAAAAATGAGAAGCATGCAAGAAGGGGAGGTAATAAATACCATCGAAGGCTTCGACAGCGAAGACCGCGCTGTCCTCCACACTGCAATGAGAGACATCTTTGACGACAAAAAAAGCTCAAAATCAGCAAAAGACGCTGCAATCCTCGCCGAAGAAGAACACGCCAAGCTCAAAGACTTCCTCGATGATCTAGACGCTGAAGATGCTTTTACTGATATGCTCCTCGTAGGCATAGGAGGGTCTGATCTTGGACCTCGCGCGTTATATATGGCATTACAGGCATACAAAACACCCGCAAGGAATGTACATTTTATCGCCAACGTTGACCCTGACGACGCCTCTGCCGTCATGAAAAACCTCGATCTAACAAAAACCTTAGTCGTCATCGTCAGCAAGTCTGGAACGACGCTAGAAACCCTTACCAACGAGACTTTCGTAGCAAAGAAGTTCGCCGACGCTGGCCTCGACACGAAGAAACACTTCGTCGCTGTAACGGCAAAAGGCAGCCCTATGGACGACCCCGAGAAATATAGGAAAGCTTTCTATATGTGGGACTATGTCGGCGGAAGATATTCCGTGACGTCGATGGTAGGAAACGTCATCCTGGGTTTTGCTTTGGGATACGATGCCGTCATCGATATAATGCGTGGCGCCCACGATATGGATAAAAACGCTCTAGAATCCGATATAAGAAAAAACCTCCCGCTGCTCCTCGCCATGATAGGGATATGGAACCGTAACTTCCTACGACACGAGACGCTAGCGATAATACCATATTCTCAGGCGCTAGTACGCTTCACGGCACACCTACAGCAGTGCGACATGGAGTCTAACGGAAAACGCGTCGACAAAAATGGCGATACAGTGCCATACGAAACAGGGCCTATAATATGGGGGGAGCCAGGAACAAACGCACAGCATTCGTTCTACCAGCTGCTACACCAAGGGACAACGGTAGTTCCTGTGGAGCTTATAGGCTTCAAAGAAAGTCAATACGGCGAAGATATCGACGTCGAAGGGACGACATCGCAGCAGAAACTCCTCGCTAATATGTTTGCACAGTCGATAGCCTTTGCAACAGGACAAGAAGACGAAAATCCTAACAAAACCTTCGAAGGCAATAGACCCAACACAATAATAATAGCAAAGAAACTCGATGCCTATACCATGGGAGCACTACTAGCACTATACGAACATAAGATCGCTTTTCAGGGGTTCGTATGGAATATAAATTCCTTCGACCAGGAAGGCGTTCAGCTAGGGAAAAGGCTCGCCAACACTATCCTAGACACAATAAAAACCCCAGAGAAGACTTCATATCCTCATGGTAAAGCTCTTCTCGACCATATTGCCGAGATGTAA